The DNA segment CTCATAGGAGGCATCTAACTTTGTCAGCCAGTTTCCTATTGTTGCAAGATCATCAGGTTCCTCTTTTTCTCCTTTACTTATTGTAAGTTGAATCGAAATTTTCGGGGGTTTAGCCTTTAATTCATCAAATGTTACATTTTTATGAAAATCATCTACATCTAATCTACGTGATCTATTGCTGTCTAAGACTAAAGAAATAGCCCTTAGAAGGTTAGATTTTCCTGCATTATTGTGTCCAATAATCACATTCACTCCCTCTCTAAATTCAATCTCCTGTGATTTAAAATTACGGAATGAGTCAATTTTAATTTTTGATATATACATTGTGTTGTGTTTAACGAAATGATAAGAGTGCTATTCTTCTATTTGTTACGCTTGCAATCGTTCTTTAATAATTCGTAAACCTCCATCCCGAATAGGATGCCAATGAAATACCAGTTACCATAATATTTACCTAAAGGTTTACGATTTAAAATAGATGGGCGAAATGTAGCTAAAATACGCTACGGTTGTACGGCAAAGGTTAAATATTTCGGTAACTGTAGCCGTTAGGTTAACGGGTAGCCATGATGGGGTGCTGGGCGCCGCCCCTTCGTTTACGGGTAGATGTTCTACCGCTACGGGCTACCTTGGCGTGGCTACGGGTCGGCCCGCAGCTTCGTGGGGATATAAAACAGCTATTCGACTAGCTATTAACCGCTAAAGCATGCATCTTTTACTTCGAAAGATGCATCTAAAGATCGTTCAGATGCATCTGTTACTTCGAAAGATGCATCTAAAGATTGCTCAGATGCATCTGTAGCTGGTTCGGATAGAAACAAATGTGCTTTACCAGTTAAATCCAAAACATTAGTTAACAGCGCATTTAAGCCAATAGGCAACGCCTCGCAGCGAGGAGTCTACCCGCGTTGCGGCTAAAATGTCGATGAACGAGATTATCCGTAAGGCCAAGGAGCTGCTCACCGATCAGATCGACCATCAAATGGAGCTTATGCGCCGCCGCGAGCCCGAGTTCTACAACGCCTACCAGTCGGCCCGTAAGATTATTGACATCGGCGTACGCCACGAAAGCAAGGAGTAACACCACGAGCCAACCGCTCGCAAACATACGAAAAGGCAGCCCCTAGGGCTGCCTTTTTTGCGTTCCATAATTCGTTGGAATAGCCGAAGGCTAGCGGTTAAGGCTTCACCTTATCCATTTCGTCGACGGCTAGGGCTGCGTGGGCGAAGGCTGCACCGGCTCTCATTTCGGCCGCCACCCAAATGGCCTCCATAATCTCCTCCTTGGTGGCACCCTTACGCATGGCCAACCGCGTATGCGAGCGTATGCAGTATGGGCATTGGGTTACATGCGCTACCGCAACGGCTATAAGCTGTTTTGTTTTTTCGGATAGCGCACCCTCCTTAAACGCCGCCTTGCTAAAGCCTACAAAGGCTTCCGAGATCTCGGGCGCAAGGGCGGCTCTCTTTTCGGACATCTCTCTTGACGATTCGGGGTAAAGCTGATCGTTTTTCATGATATGCTATTTTTTTATTCGTTGTAAGATACGATGCAAAGCGCACCTTAGGACCTGCGGTTAAGCCATTCCTGAAGCGCAACCGCCTCGTTATGCTCCGCATCTTTTGCGGCAAAGAGCAGCGTTACCGCTCCCCCTTTCAGCTT comes from the Acetobacteroides hydrogenigenes genome and includes:
- a CDS encoding carboxymuconolactone decarboxylase family protein — protein: MKNDQLYPESSREMSEKRAALAPEISEAFVGFSKAAFKEGALSEKTKQLIAVAVAHVTQCPYCIRSHTRLAMRKGATKEEIMEAIWVAAEMRAGAAFAHAALAVDEMDKVKP